A genomic segment from Streptomyces sp. NBC_00459 encodes:
- a CDS encoding VC0807 family protein yields MTTVMTNSAALRRSLLPLVLDVAVPVGSYYVFRDGLGMSAVAALGWSSAVPAVRTGWSVVRGRTVNAMAALILAVNVVGVLLSFVAGDARLMLLKDSGVSSVVGIGVLVSVRLGRPMMTEGMKPFLIRGDAERDAAWQRLAAGSMPFRRAERTFSVVWGVALLGECVARIVGVYVLPVDTMVWLGTLVMVGAMLGAVLVGGALAVDPMKGMLRDEVARYRDRGSDAGVAGIGADFGTRCDVVITQRA; encoded by the coding sequence ATGACAACAGTGATGACGAACTCGGCCGCCCTTCGCCGGAGCCTTCTGCCCTTGGTCCTCGATGTGGCGGTTCCCGTCGGGTCGTACTACGTGTTCAGGGACGGGCTCGGGATGAGTGCCGTCGCCGCACTCGGGTGGAGCAGTGCCGTTCCCGCGGTGCGGACCGGGTGGAGCGTGGTGCGGGGGCGGACGGTCAACGCGATGGCCGCGCTCATCCTCGCGGTCAATGTCGTGGGCGTGCTGCTCAGTTTTGTCGCCGGGGACGCTCGGCTGATGCTCCTGAAGGACAGCGGGGTCAGCAGTGTCGTCGGAATCGGAGTGCTGGTGTCGGTCCGCCTGGGACGGCCGATGATGACCGAGGGGATGAAGCCGTTCCTCATCAGGGGGGACGCCGAGCGCGACGCCGCCTGGCAGCGGTTGGCCGCCGGGTCCATGCCGTTCCGGCGGGCCGAGCGGACCTTCTCGGTGGTGTGGGGCGTTGCTCTGCTGGGGGAGTGCGTCGCGCGGATCGTGGGGGTGTACGTCCTCCCCGTCGACACCATGGTCTGGCTCGGCACCCTCGTGATGGTCGGGGCGATGCTGGGGGCCGTTCTCGTCGGCGGTGCGCTTGCCGTTGATCCCATGAAGGGGATGCTCCGCGATGAGGTCGCTCGGTATCGCGATCGTGGCAGCGACGCCGGCGTGGCTGGAATTGGCGCCGATTTCGGTACCCGTTGTGATGTGGTGATTACTCAACGTGCCTAG
- a CDS encoding MFS transporter produces the protein MTDVLRRGRASLAFSFFAQGAAFALLVTRIPAIQDRYGISDALLPLFLAAVPVLAGVGSVCAEQLVKRVPPSLVLRWSQPVVLLALLGVGAGDHVAEVAVALGAFGLAVGGLDASMNMLGVSLQRAYGRSIMLGFHAAFSLGGIIGASLAWVGAHWHLDLFVSYLPVVAVMLPLALVGSRWYVDARDGGGDESKSDSVPGEALGGGAGSGGLVFRMLLPLCLVMTFAYIGDSTVSNWSAKYLKDVLGSSEQLATVPYNVYMVTTLIGRTIGDIGVRRFGAVAVVRAGALVAALGFGVVAVAPGAWVGMLGFTLLGLGLCVIVPQTFAAAGRLFPGASDAAVARLNIFNYVGFLVGSPLVGALGDLWSYRGAMLVPMVLVLVTLRYAGSFDPGPAGYGDGHERARTADVGRGSNGV, from the coding sequence ATGACAGATGTGCTGCGGCGCGGCAGGGCCTCGCTGGCGTTCAGCTTTTTCGCCCAGGGCGCCGCCTTCGCGCTGCTCGTGACACGGATCCCGGCCATTCAGGACCGGTACGGTATTTCCGACGCGCTGCTGCCCCTCTTCCTCGCCGCAGTGCCGGTGCTGGCCGGGGTCGGCAGTGTGTGCGCCGAGCAGTTGGTGAAGAGGGTGCCGCCCAGCCTCGTACTGAGGTGGTCGCAGCCCGTCGTACTCCTGGCGTTGCTCGGTGTCGGCGCCGGGGACCATGTGGCCGAGGTCGCGGTGGCGCTGGGGGCGTTCGGGCTGGCCGTCGGTGGGCTCGACGCCTCGATGAACATGCTCGGGGTGAGTCTGCAGCGGGCGTACGGGCGCAGCATCATGCTCGGGTTCCATGCGGCGTTCAGCCTGGGCGGGATCATCGGGGCCTCGCTGGCCTGGGTGGGTGCGCACTGGCATCTCGACCTCTTCGTGTCCTACCTGCCGGTGGTGGCCGTGATGTTGCCGCTCGCGCTGGTCGGAAGCCGGTGGTACGTCGATGCGCGGGACGGGGGCGGGGACGAGTCGAAGTCCGACTCGGTGCCGGGTGAGGCGCTCGGTGGAGGGGCCGGCTCTGGCGGTCTCGTCTTCAGGATGCTGCTGCCGCTGTGTCTGGTGATGACGTTCGCCTACATCGGGGACTCGACGGTCTCCAACTGGAGTGCGAAGTATCTGAAGGACGTGCTCGGGAGTTCGGAGCAGCTCGCCACCGTCCCGTACAACGTGTACATGGTCACCACGCTCATCGGGCGGACCATCGGGGACATCGGGGTGCGGAGGTTCGGGGCCGTGGCCGTAGTGCGGGCGGGGGCGCTGGTGGCGGCGCTCGGGTTCGGCGTGGTGGCCGTGGCGCCCGGGGCGTGGGTCGGGATGCTCGGGTTCACGTTGCTGGGGCTCGGGTTGTGTGTGATCGTGCCGCAGACCTTCGCCGCTGCCGGGCGGTTGTTCCCCGGGGCGTCGGATGCCGCCGTCGCGCGGCTCAACATCTTCAACTATGTGGGCTTCCTGGTCGGTTCGCCTCTGGTGGGGGCGCTGGGTGATCTGTGGAGCTACCGGGGGGCGATGCTCGTCCCGATGGTGTTGGTCCTGGTGACGTTGAGGTACGCGGGGTCGTTCGATCCTGGACCCGCCGGATACGGTGACGGGCATGAGCGGGCGCGCACAGCTGATGTGGGACGAGGCAGTAACGGGGTATGA
- a CDS encoding HAD family hydrolase has protein sequence MRYDLVIFDNDGVLVDSESISNTLLAAYLTELGHPTSYEDSLRDYMGSAMHRVHDLVEERSGRRLPDDFDDVFHGRVFAAFERELKPVAGVVDVLEKLRADGVPYCVASSGSHERIRVGHRTTGLERWFDAGRVFSAQDVGRGKPAPDLFLHAAERMGVAADRCVVVEDSPLGVRAAVAAGMDVLGFTAMTPAERLVGATQLFGSMGELAELVV, from the coding sequence ATGCGCTACGACCTCGTCATCTTCGACAACGACGGTGTTCTCGTCGACAGTGAGTCGATTTCCAACACGCTTCTGGCCGCCTATCTCACCGAGCTCGGGCATCCGACCTCCTATGAGGACTCCCTCCGTGACTACATGGGGTCCGCCATGCACCGCGTACACGATCTGGTGGAGGAGCGGAGTGGGCGGCGGTTGCCGGACGACTTCGATGACGTCTTTCACGGGCGGGTGTTCGCTGCCTTCGAGCGGGAGCTGAAGCCGGTGGCCGGCGTGGTCGACGTACTGGAGAAGTTGAGGGCTGACGGAGTGCCGTACTGCGTGGCCTCCTCCGGGAGTCATGAGCGGATTCGGGTGGGGCATCGGACTACCGGGCTTGAGCGGTGGTTCGACGCCGGGCGGGTTTTCAGTGCCCAGGATGTGGGGCGGGGGAAGCCGGCGCCGGATCTGTTTCTCCATGCGGCGGAGCGCATGGGAGTGGCGGCTGACCGGTGTGTGGTGGTGGAGGACAGTCCGCTGGGGGTGCGGGCCGCTGTTGCCGCCGGGATGGACGTGCTGGGGTTCACCGCCATGACCCCTGCCGAGCGGCTGGTCGGGGCCACTCAACTCTTCGGCAGTATGGGCGAGTTGGCTGAGCTGGTCGTTTGA
- a CDS encoding acetoin utilization protein AcuC, with product MSGRAQLMWDEAVTGYDFGPDHPMDPVRLALTRRLVDAFGLDREVDVVSAKPAGESTLRLVHREDYIEAVKAASADPGAADQSYGLGTVDDPAFAGMHEVSALIAGQSVGAAEAVWRGEALHAVNFAGGLHHAMPGGASGFCIYNDASLAIARLLELGAERVAYVDVDVHHGDGVQAAFWEDPRVLTISLHEHPRTLFPQTGWPEETGAAGPAEGSAANVALPAGTGDAGWLRAFHAVVPELIADFRPQVIVTQHGADTHFEDPLAHLAVSLDAQRAVQVACHDLAHEYADGKWIALGGGGYAVVEVVPRSWTHLVAIAAGRAVEPTAVIPEGWRQEVFARTRQLAPARMTDGRWPVSYADWESGYDPADRLDQAVIAARKAVFPLRGLLA from the coding sequence ATGAGCGGGCGCGCACAGCTGATGTGGGACGAGGCAGTAACGGGGTATGACTTCGGTCCGGACCACCCGATGGATCCGGTCCGGCTAGCCCTGACCCGGCGACTCGTCGACGCCTTCGGGCTCGACCGGGAAGTGGACGTGGTCTCGGCGAAGCCCGCCGGGGAGTCGACCCTGCGGCTGGTGCACCGTGAGGACTACATCGAGGCGGTCAAGGCGGCCTCCGCCGATCCGGGGGCGGCCGACCAGTCGTACGGGCTGGGGACCGTCGACGATCCCGCCTTCGCCGGGATGCACGAGGTGTCCGCGTTGATCGCCGGGCAGTCGGTGGGAGCCGCCGAGGCGGTGTGGCGCGGGGAGGCGCTGCACGCCGTCAACTTCGCGGGTGGCCTGCATCACGCGATGCCCGGGGGCGCGTCCGGGTTCTGCATCTACAACGACGCCTCGTTGGCCATCGCCCGGCTTCTGGAGCTGGGGGCCGAGCGGGTCGCTTACGTGGATGTGGACGTGCATCACGGGGACGGCGTCCAGGCGGCGTTCTGGGAGGACCCGCGGGTTCTGACGATCTCGCTGCACGAGCATCCGCGCACGCTGTTCCCGCAGACCGGGTGGCCCGAGGAGACCGGGGCGGCGGGCCCGGCGGAGGGAAGCGCGGCCAACGTCGCGCTGCCGGCCGGGACCGGGGACGCCGGGTGGCTGCGGGCCTTCCACGCGGTCGTGCCCGAGCTGATCGCCGACTTCCGGCCGCAGGTGATCGTCACCCAGCACGGGGCCGACACCCACTTCGAGGATCCGCTCGCGCATCTCGCCGTGTCGTTGGACGCGCAGCGGGCGGTGCAGGTCGCCTGTCACGACCTCGCGCACGAGTACGCCGACGGGAAGTGGATCGCCCTGGGCGGCGGCGGATACGCGGTGGTGGAGGTCGTACCTCGGTCCTGGACGCACCTGGTGGCGATCGCGGCGGGGCGGGCTGTCGAGCCCACGGCCGTGATCCCGGAGGGGTGGCGGCAGGAAGTGTTCGCGCGTACGCGGCAGTTGGCGCCCGCGCGGATGACGGACGGGCGGTGGCCGGTGTCCTACGCCGACTGGGAGTCGGGCTACGACCCCGCCGACCGGTTGGACCAGGCGGTCATCGCGGCACGCAAGGCGGTTTTCCCGTTGCGGGGGTTGCTGGCGTAG